The Deltaproteobacteria bacterium genomic sequence TACATGCTTTTGGCCGGAGTCATATTCACCTGAACCGCCAGGTCAATGCCGGCTTGATCCATGATCTTGAGAAGTTCATCCGGCGTGCCAAAGCATCCGGCCCGGCCCCCGCCGGCCTGAGCCTGTAGGCCGATCTCCGGCGTTTTATAGGTGTGCACGTGCGCGTCAATGATATGGTAATCGCTCATGTCTTTTTCTCCGCAAAAACTTTCAACAAAGTTGAGCCAGTTTTATTGGGAGACAGAAAAACTTTACTTAAGCGGGCTGGCGGATTGTGAACTGACCACCTCCACCGAATACCCGGCCAGCTTATCGGGGGTGTTGTTGAAAACGATCATGAACTCGACGCTCTTGCCTGGTTCGATGTTCAGGTTTGCGCCCTTTTCGCCGGTTCTTCGCATCAGGCGTTTATTGATTTCTTCCATGGACAGCACGCGCAGTTCATCGTCGCTCAGGACGTTTCCGCAGTAAATCACTCTTTGCCTCAGGACGTTTTCCTGCTCGTCATTGAGAGTGCCTTTGAGTTTTATATAGCTCCGGGAGGCGGGGTTTGCATTCTCAGCCAGCCCGGTAATGACCAGGAGCGGCCCTTCCTTCTCGTTCTGTCTCCAGAAATGCTTGGTCTTTTTCTGATCCAGCGTGATGTTTTTGTTGCCCAGGATATCTTTCTCAGGCTTGGCCGGTTTCTGACCGCTAAAGTACCAGGCCCCGGCTAAAGCTGCCGTTACAGCCAGGAGGGCAATGAGGATCCAGAGGAAGGCCCGGCTTCTCCTTGCCGGTCCGGCCGCCACGATGGTCGGACTTACTTCCTCCTCTTCGATTTGCTCCTCGATCGGGGAAATCTCCTCTTCGAGGCCTTCCAGGACATCGTGTTCGAGCACTGTTTCGGAGATAATCTCGTCAAATTCCTCTTCAGGGGTAAGGCTGGGGCCTTCTTCAACCTCCT encodes the following:
- a CDS encoding zinc-ribbon domain-containing protein is translated as MIVQCENCKTKFNVDPDRIKDEGSRVRCSRCRNVFLIYKEPPEEPFPLPEEPLAPAAEPEEAPPEEGLEVEEEAAAAEPPHKEEAPSFEDELATLEEDLGLEELEAEPEVLEDEAAEPEKEVSIDEALEEEGEEAEPEVPDDEQIDELKFPGEGEEEEFEEDEEEVEEGPSLTPEEEFDEIISETVLEHDVLEGLEEEISPIEEQIEEEEVSPTIVAAGPARRSRAFLWILIALLAVTAALAGAWYFSGQKPAKPEKDILGNKNITLDQKKTKHFWRQNEKEGPLLVITGLAENANPASRSYIKLKGTLNDEQENVLRQRVIYCGNVLSDDELRVLSMEEINKRLMRRTGEKGANLNIEPGKSVEFMIVFNNTPDKLAGYSVEVVSSQSASPLK